From the genome of Venturia canescens isolate UGA chromosome 11, ASM1945775v1, whole genome shotgun sequence:
aagagacaaatttttaaaattttcgaaaacagttGGAataaacgctatcgctccggtaaagacttTCTGGCAGCGACTCATCGCATAACATAtaaaatgtacttgtctcagagtcgctgtcGCGACTCTGTGACAAGTACCAATGTTATTTTAACGTGTTATTTGACGTTATGTTATATCGACATATTCATCGTGGATATTCATCAGAGAGAAATTTTTACAGAGTATTTAACTATtataagagaataaaaaaaaaaggattttcaaaaatggcaACAAGagtcttaaaaaaaataaaaaaagtattaCAACTTGGgaatgtgaaaaaacgttgtcaacGATGATTTATCAGGTTGCTGCTTACTTATCTGCGAGTATgtacgaaatgaaaaagaaaaaaattttaaatttttcgacatttcgaTTGCTTGGAAGTTTTTTAGGGACTTCGGGAAATTGAGGTTTCTCGAAAAATTGCAACTctccaaaaatatgaaatgaaaatctaATAATTAGATTGCATGTTTCTTTCGGTTGGTATTAtttgataaaatgaatatatttgCAGCGGGGTGCTCCGTACACGTGCACCGATGCGGCGCACTGTGATGATCTGGTATTTCCAACGGGTACAAGCGAATTCGGATCAATGTTTTCAGGAGCTCCGTCCATAAAGACTTTTGTATCAGCTTCTGCTCTCATCAACGAGACAGGCACTGTTGACTCGAGTAATTACtaataatgattttattattcgctCTGAACAagtgaaaaaatcaacgagcACTTTAAATAGAAAGAACAATGAGAGTAAAGAGTATTTTAAGGCACTTGTGCAGCATtatagagtgaaaaaaaaatttcgaaattttctttacaATCGACGATTAAAATAATCTTGATGGATTTACGTAATttggatttttgtttgttacacaGCCGAGACTAGGAAGAGACGAGCTACCACCGGGACTCCAGTCATCGGGAGGGTGCCCCACGACACTGAGGCGGAACCGTTTAAGGTGAATCGTCCTTACATGATGGTGATCGCCGCGAGAAACATTTGGGCCTCAGAAGACGTCGTTCCTGTATTTACTATCCAAATAACTGGCCGGTAAGAAAATAATATACATTTATTTAAACATCGATATAAGAATGATTTTCGTtgttaaaatatgaaaatattatttgctAAAATGAGTAGCGGCTTGAGCTGAGCAACACACTTTATAAGGTGAATTTGTAAGTGAATTTTTTGACTGAGCAGATAACGTTTTTGCTCAAGCCCGATGTCAGAGTCCTCTTTGTAAgactgatttttttattattattattttttttaaatgtacatcgcattgaattttgttcttttcagggaacttgaaaaaagctTTGTGAGCAAAGGCCACCCAGCTCCCGGTAAGCCCAAAAAAAGTGGATTCTGTGTGGTAATATAATGGACAATTAACTTTTACGCTCGCAGCATTCGCGTAGCAAGTATTTCAACAACCATGCGTTACGCTAGCAAAGGAAACGATTACCGAAACTAAATTGCGAGTCAAGCTTGTCCATTACGTAGTAAaaacaaatgataaaaatcattGTATATTTACTTCAAAATAAACTCGGTTGCCCATAccgtttttcaaatattactGCGTAGAATAAAAACTAATaccaacgaaaaacgaaaaaataaacgacgCTACCTTCGCACATCGTAGCAACCAGAAGATCCTGCTTGAAAATTTCGGATTTTATAAAATGACTGCTGGTTCAACTACTGATATTTAAAATACGTTGAAATTGTCaaagacgaaaataaaagaaaatttaatcTAGAATCTTGTAttctattcatttatttattttttattctattatagtatggggcaaaatggacacttaaggatttaagcaagtttcattgatgagcatatggtcattcaactatttttgagcCCCAAAATTGATGCCCAATCCTTGTTTCCCGAatgtcgcaaaaaaaaaaaaaaaaaaaaaaaaaaaatcggggcaaaacggacacagcccCTCAGAGGCATAgaaatcgaaatatcgaaatttttcgaaatgtagcagtttggcagacagaaaaaaaagctcaccaagACAGCCAAGTCCTCGTCTTTTGAATAcgtttcttgcattttttgcgaAGGGTTATATTCGACGTCCTCCGAAgattggatttactgtgtaacatgcaaaaaatgggcaCACACTTTGTGTGCAGGTGTTGAAGACGAAGATGTCAGCTATGAGtgcaatttttgtaaaaaataaataaaaaacctttttttcttattcgtaCTCTGACTACTAttgtgatttttaaaaataagtcaaaaaaacgaatgtatagtgagaaagtagtttgggatctattttgctctgaaacttgaattttttggggatgtcaccgtggaattcaacaatttactatgatttatggtcaggacatgatttgaaagcgaaaaaaaaattttatgcatttcatgaaatttcagtttcgggaaagtccgttttgcccccCATATTATCCTATTATCTATAGATTCTTTTGTTCTAGAATTATCTagataaaattttaatgtttcgCTAAGAGAATAAATTAAGAAAGAGCGAAGAGGAAGATTGGTTTCAAGGACGAAATGGAGTGAGATGCGCGAGACGAGGCTGCGTCATTTTacgataacaaaataaatcattgtggagaaaaataataatgcaaTCGGACAAAGCGAATCCACCAATCGTCACGTACTAATCTCGTTCCTGCGGAACAAAGTTATCGCGATGACTCACAAACTCGAGTCGATTAGTGACAAAACTATTGTCGAGGCAATGTTTCATGCACGCGCGAGTTTTGAAAACAATacagaaaaacgaaagaaagggAAAAACACGAGTtacttataaaaaaattttccacgaTTTTCACAAACTATTCAAacggatcgatttttttttccaacaacctTGATTTATTCGGTAAAATTTCTTAGAATTCCTTCAACCAAAGCAATCTTGATGAGGCCTTGAAATGCACTCGATGCAATTGTTCCTTTCGGCTATTTCGTTTCTGCcccgaattgaaaaaattagcaTGAGAATAAGGTTGCACACGATTTCAGGAATAGTTAACTCATGCAGTACTGCGTCGTTAAACGTTATcgattattggaaaaattatattgtTATCGAATTCATAggaaaaatgatcaggtgctTTTTGGTGAGAAATCGTGCTGCTTTAAaagccgattttttccaattacgtACCACATCCCTCGAAGCTTCTACCGTTGCTGAATCTACCCCGTTCGGAGCCGAAAACTTTTGCGTAAGTAGAAAAACAGGTAattgtatcgaatcacactTAAATATGAAATCATTTAGCTTCCTCGTAATTTGGTGATAAAACGAAACAGAAATTGGTTTGAATGCCTTTGCTGCATCTTTCCGTCAAACCGCGCAGGACCTTTCGGCCTTTTAAtcgactttttcaatttcaggtGCATTTTCACTATTCCAATAAGCTCACACGGAGTTCCAACGACATGAGCACATCGAAGTTGAAGAATGCGCACatggaaaacaaaattctAAACTTCTCATTGAAATACTATAAAGTACGTATTTGGTGAAACTAAATGATTTAGAATGAAGCAATTATTCAATGAACTTCATAAAAATATCCATTTCGACGCCGTGGTTTttcaaaaagaattttattttcatttttaaaaacagAAGATTCAGCAGGGGCCCTCGAAAAAGCTCAAAACGGTTACGCCCTTGAACGTTTTCATGTTGTCATCTATTTTGTCATACGGAGCTACTTAtggaaaattgataaaaagatTCTTCTCTTGTAGTGTTGGCATTCCACTTAGCGACCCCATTAACAACAGATGGTTCACTccttttcaagatttcttttATCTCCTAAGGGTGAGTAAAAACAGATTCGTATAAtcgattgttttattcaagAGTCATTGAGCGACACGGATTGGTAGGCACCTAGAAAAATCAAGCTCAAATCAACACAGCACAAAAATCAAATGATACTTTCTCAAATGCCTTTCGAAGATTTCACCTCAattgatttattgaaaatatcgtAGGCCTGCGGCTTTACCTTATCGACGGAAATTAAGCATACTTATAAATACAGGCCAAGCACATCATTTAAAAAGCTTCAGGACATGTTTATGataattttcaacgaaatcaCCCCAATCGATGAAGGTATGAAAACGAACTAAATTAcggaatatttatttcattaaaatgaacgaaaattttgattttcctcAACTGATTAAGCGAGCTGATAAAAAATGCTGCTCAAGTGCATCTAAAAACACGCAAATAGGCTTATGCTGGCTGATCTTGAATGATAAAATACTCGAattgagaggaagaaaaaaataatgattcgatTCAACGAGTTCCTAGTTGAACCCcctgcatgtttttttttttcttcttttttcgtgaattttattATACAAATTATTTGTTAGAGTAAAAATATTATGATCGTGATATCGCACACCCTAACTTTTACAACTGCATTTTAAGCCAATGTCACAATGTCACAGGAAACAAATTTGTTTCATCATAGGAAGCGCATAAATCGCATTATCACGAGGcactgtcatttttttcatccgacaAATTTGCAACACGTGGCGGCCACTTGAACTTGcctacatttttctttttttcatacttggcgtcaagacTCTGCCACGTTTCTAGATCGTGAATGAGACAATTGAATGGagaacattttaatttatGTTCATGTTCGCAACGTTCATTGTGGATTAATAccaagtgaaaatatttttatttaagagGAAGAAAGTGCAGTTAGCATTCACAGCAAATTGCTCTTCAGAGCAATTTGGCGAGACCCGTTTGACCCGAATAACACAAAGTTGCGGAAATTTTATCTGGGTAAGGATGAAACCCAAACAATAAACGTATCAATGATGAGTAGAGATGGTTTATATCGCGAGGGTGAACTCGACGATTTGAACGCACGATTCATTGAAATTCCTTTGAaggtaaatattttttatttcatttggaAGCCCAGTTTTCTTAAATCCCCAATTTGTTTCAATGCGCGCATACAATCTTCTGGTCCCATGATTGTTGAAAACTTCGTATTTGCATTCGACTAAATGGAATTAGGGCGTTGGTGGAATCGTTGcatcttacaaaatttataatcgaatttttcagttCTGTCAAGtttcaagtatttttatcGCTGGGCTTGGGGGGTAAACTGGTGAAAATCTTGTTACGGAAGTGTGTAACGAATGGACAGTGTAGACCCATCGTCCCCACTCTTACATTTATAGTCTTGAGCCCTGAGACACTTGCAAGTATTGTTGGAGCAAGAGTATACATCTCAGTAAAGCGTGTGTAAGCTTTGAGTTCAGTAGCTTTAAACGAACGATATGAAAACCAAgcacgaaacaataaaataagtgattttataaaaaattttaaattacaataattGTAACACTTTTTTACTAGAGAAAGTAATCTACGAAAAACGACaagaatttcatgatttttatatacatattcaagTACACGGCTACGGAATATAATGTTATATGTCGAGATCTTTAAATTTCAAGCCATAAATGACGTGACGACCGTTGCTGCAGTACGGCACACACCGATAATTCATGACGTATCATTCAGCTTGATTGTTTTATACTCGATTTTTTAAGAatctcaaaataaataataggACTGTtcctttgtaaaaaaaagtctgaactttacgaaaaaaatattctaaaatatttaaaaaatggtacattaggagaaaaagaaattttatagTTATAATTGCTTTTTTAGGATTTATCTGATCCCtgagaatatttaaaatatttttatccaaaAGCTGAggttttttcatataaaaatgaCTACGTTTACTGTTCCGAAAAATAATTCGGGGGttcgatattttcaacacGAGAAGTTaacaattcgaaattttcaaattttcaaacctctATAACTTAGAAACGgctagacaaaaaaaattgaaaaaaatcatgaaagctcACAGTGACACGTGTTTTTGAAAAGCAATGACCATTATGCATAATTCAGACCCTCCGGCACAAATTAATTCCACAACTGGTGGAATGACCCATACATTTGTACGTTGcgaaaaatttttccttcaattgTGTGGTCTAGAGCacactcacttttttttttaaccttttcgatcaacttatttttcacttgatcgttgatacgaatttttgaaatttttcacatcCTTCATCAAAGTTATTAGAAATGCTCTcagtttaaataatttttcaaaaaatcttaaaaaaaaaaaaaaaacgtgtgagATTTTCTATGAGattctcttcctttttctgCGACTCGGAATAGAATTAATCTTTCGATCATTTAAACATTGTTAAGCCTTCAATTTCCGGTGTCGAtacttttcaaaattgataaatatgCACGAAGgattgaaaatcttttcgaatactattcaaaatattcaattcgcatttattatttttttttaataaaatcaatcGTATCCCCACTTACAGCACGAACTTGGCGATTATGGTATCTCAATGTtcgtaataataatgaaaaaggaatACCCTAACGACGAGCAGATTTTTTTACGAACAATAATTTCCACCATGGATTTGAAGATGCTATATTCGAGCCTCGCTGAGCCGAGCCTAATCAGAGTGATTCTTCCAAAATTGTCGGGCGAATTACTATGGCGTCAAGTTGATTTTGGCGAATTTTACGTACGTATCTTTTTTACCTCATCAGCTGCGATAAGTTTCTGTATTTTAACGACCGAACGATCTCGTATAAAATACTTTGTCGTTCCGTTTTTcctaataaattttaacaGAAGGACTTTTCTTTCCTGAATATAATAAgcattataaaaacaaaaaaatgataacgaACAATCGGTGCAGAGTCAAATGTCGCTAAATTCGTCACACTATTTTAGAGAATTTTTGTAAAAGTTGTTAAACATGGCAACAATAAAATCTTgagaaaaatagaataaaatagtttttcatttgagatgtgaaaaaacgttgtaaaCGCTGATTTATCATGGTTCTGCATTTTTTCTACAAGTACAtgtaataatatgaaaatagaTGTTTCCATCGATTGATATTATTTAATAACGTCAATTGaggattatgaaaaattgaacaatcgaTCCCGGgagaaataatttgaaatgaaataatataGAATTTTTagcagaaaaaatattacagaGTATCGAAAAATCTGCAAATAATCCGCGTGTTAGAGCACTGTTAAAAGTGACATTTCAAGAGCTTGAGGTtgagaatttttggaaaagcgGACTGAAATATGTTTGCAGGAGAATGCTAAGCAATCATGCCGCCCTAGTTCGTGGAAGTTATCTTCATTTCCATCGGATGCAGGCTCCTTCGAGAAactgttttcacaaaagatgaccATGCGCACTTCAATGTCAGTTTCGGCTGTCATCGACGAGACGGGCATCATTGATTCAGGTAATAACTATAAATTATTTGATTTGCTTTAACAAGTGAAAAAAGCAACGAGCATTTAAAATAGAAGGAATAATGAGAGTAAAGAATATTTTCAGGCACTCGTCCGATATtattcgagtgaaaaaaaaaaaaaaaatatagaaattttgtttacAATCGACGATAAAAGCAATCGTGTTGGATATTCGtatttggattttttatttattacacTAAAGGACTTGGGAAGAAACGAACTGTAGCGAGGTCTCGAGCCGATGTTGAAGCGGCCCCCGCCGCGGCTGCAGCCGATCCAACACCACCGGTGTTTCGGGTGGACCGTCCTTACGTCATGACGATCATCGCGAAAACGATTGACTCAGACCCCATTCCTTTATTGACTATGCAAATAACTGGCGAgtaagaaaataattattgtctATTCAAATAACTACATGAAAatggtaaaaatgaaaatttgcaaattgcttcctcaagatggtcaagatgcacgatatGCTcaaaagcttactctatgaggtgctagatttttcattttggcttcctcatagaggaagctttcagcattgttctaaaagcttgagaaaacaatttgttactttttgcttcctcatagaggaatttttttttccagttttcaatggcaatgtgctcaaaatgtcccaaaacatcgaaaaatcatatctagaaaaacgtcgacgctctaactttcgaaaattttaagatttattaataattttttttttttttttttaatggactatcataataggaaggttggtattgaatttggggaatatcggttgagcggtctaaattttatgattttttgaattttacgaaaatatgagtttttcaaaaaatcgtctagccgcttgaatttttgaaaattttgtaagatattgtgtataagtctgtacttgctctatactttccagcaaagttgtcggaattatttaatttcaatgtaaatagaaatacgatgaaaattgaaagttccCAGATAGCAAAATTGGTCCCAGGATCATCCTAAAATTATCCAATTCTTATCCCAGCAAGCTAAGACGTCTCACAGATAAATATAGGTGCTCTTGATAGGATTGTGCTTCTCGCGAGTCCATTTTAGGACGGCCAGATGATATCCCGTT
Proteins encoded in this window:
- the LOC122417735 gene encoding uncharacterized protein encodes the protein MRIRLHTISGIVNSCSTASLNVIDYWKNYIVIEFIGKMIRCFLVRNRAALKADFFQLRTTSLEASTVAESTPFGAENFCVHFHYSNKLTRSSNDMSTSKLKNAHMENKILNFSLKYYKKIQQGPSKKLKTVTPLNVFMLSSILSYGATYGKLIKRFFSCSVGIPLSDPINNRWFTPFQDFFYLLRACGFTLSTEIKHTYKYRPSTSFKKLQDMFMIIFNEITPIDEEEESAVSIHSKLLFRAIWRDPFDPNNTKLRKFYLGKDETQTINVSMMSRDGLYREGELDDLNARFIEIPLKHELGDYGISMFVIIMKKEYPNDEQIFLRTIISTMDLKMLYSSLAEPSLIRVILPKLSGELLWRQVDFGEFYENAKQSCRPSSWKLSSFPSDAGSFEKLFSQKMTMRTSMSVSAVIDETGIIDSGLGKKRTVARSRADVEAAPAAAAADPTPPVFRVDRPYVMTIIAKTIDSDPIPLLTMQITGDFFYSIDEFIVLNNEFLRRICYYATSIRYASAP